A single genomic interval of Gossypium raimondii isolate GPD5lz chromosome 11, ASM2569854v1, whole genome shotgun sequence harbors:
- the LOC105801421 gene encoding GDSL esterase/lipase At1g74460 produces MKFEIALSLLLVVLVGITIIQGCNGKAVQFIFGDSLSDNGNNNRLSMTLAKANLPYYGIDFGNGLPNGRFTNGRTVADIIGDSTGLPRPPAFLDPSINEDVILENGVNYASGGGGILNETGTYFIQRLSLWKQIELFHGTTESITKKLGKQASDEFFQEARYVVALGSNDFINNYLMPVYRDSWTYNDETFVEYLMETLEKQLLVLHKLGARKLMVFGLGPMGCIPLQRVLSTTGKCRDRANKLALSFNKAANNLLISLEPKLTNASFKFGDAYDVVDDVIRNPYKYGFTNADSPCCSLGRIRPALTCTPASTLCGDRTKYVFWDEYHPSDSANELIAKELIKKFGFTGVGSPSPAPESDIAPSPSN; encoded by the exons atgaagttTGAGATAGCACTGAGTTTACTACTTGTGGTTCTTGTCGGAATCACCATCATTCAAGGTTGTAATGGCAAGGCCGTACAATTCATTTTCGGAGATTCCTTGTCCGATAACGGTAACAACAATCGCCTTTCGATGACATTGGCTAAGGCAAACTTGCCTTATTACGGCATTGATTTTGGCAATGGTCTGCCTAATGGAAGGTTCACTAATGGCCGAACCGTTGCTGATATAATAG GTGACAGCACAGGTCTCCCAAGGCCACCAGCTTTCTTGGATCCATCTATAAATGAGGATGTTATATTGGAAAATGGGGTAAATTATGCCTCTGGGGGTGGTGGGATTTTGAATGAAACAGGAACTTACTTT ATTCAAAGGTTGTCACTTTGGAAACAAATTGAATTATTTCATGGGACAACTGAATCGATAACAAAGAAACTTGGGAAACAAGCAAGCGATGAATTCTTTCAAGAAGCTCGTTATGTGGTTGCTTTAGGGAGCAATGATTTCATTAACAATTACTTAATGCCAGTTTACAGAGATTCTTGGACATACAATGATGAAACTTTTGTCGAATACTTGATGGAAACACTTGAAAAACAACTCCTg gtGTTGCACAAGTTAGGAGCAAGGAAGTTAATGGTGTTTGGTTTAGGACCAATGGGTTGCATACCACTACAAAGGGTCTTAAGTACAACAGGAAAGTGCCGAGACAGAGCAAATAAGTTAGCTCTTAGTTTCAATAAAGCTGCAAACAACTTATTAATCAGTTTGGAACCTAAACTTACCAATGCTAGCTTCAAGTTTGGTGATGCTTATGATGTTGTAGATGATGTGATTCGTAATCCCTACAAATATG GATTTACTAATGCTGATTCGCCATGCTGTTCGTTGGGGAGGATTCGACCAGCGCTTACATGTACACCGGCATCAACATTATGTGGAGATAGAACTAAATATGTGTTTTGGGACGAGTATCATCCATCGGACAGTGCCAATGAACTTATTGCTAAAGAGCTTATAAAAAAATTCGGATTTACAGGAGTCGGTTCTCCTTCTCCAGCTCCAGAATCCGACATTGCTCCTTCCCCatctaattaa
- the LOC105802055 gene encoding malate dehydrogenase, chloroplastic — translation MAAPSTATFLSFRSRGNALPQTRPSAVRFGSRYSLVSFSGLKEVTSVNCETESSFIGKESSTALRGSFALKARKANRGSRYGLQLVASYKVAILGAAGGIGQPLALLIKMSPLVSALNLYDIANVKGVAADLSHCNTPSQVLDFTGASELGDCLKGANVVVIPAGVPRKPGMTRDDLFNINANIVMTLVEAVADNCPDAFIHIISNPVNSTVPIAAEVLKQKGVYNPKKLFGVTTLDVVRANTFVAQKKNLKLIDVDVPVIGGHAGITILPLLSKTKPTVSFTDEEVEQLTVRIQNAGTEVVEAKAGAGSATLSMAYAAARFVESSLRALDGDGDVYECSFVQSDLTNLPFFASRIKLGRNGVEALIPSDLIGLSEYEDKTLEALKPELKASIEKGIAFVQKQPVTA, via the coding sequence ATGGCAGCACCATCCACAGCTACCTTCTTGTCGTTCCGAAGCCGGGGGAATGCACTGCCACAAACAAGGCCTTCGGCCGTAAGGTTTGGCTCCCGATATTCACTTGTGAGTTTCAGTGGCCTCAAGGAGGTGACATCTGTGAACTGTGAGACGGAATCCTCCTTCATCGGCAAGGAAAGCAGTACCGCTCTTAGAGGCTCTTTTGCGCTGAAAGCACGGAAAGCAAACCGGGGGTCTCGTTATGGCTTACAGCTGGTGGCGTCGTACAAGGTGGCTATACTTGGAGCTGCAGGAGGGATAGGTCAGCCATTGGCACTTCTAATCAAGATGTCTCCGCTAGTTTCGGCACTGAACCTCTACGATATAGCGAATGTGAAGGGAGTTGCTGCTGATCTCAGTCACTGCAATACTCCTTCTCAAGTTCTGGATTTCACCGGTGCTTCGGAATTAGGAGATTGTTTGAAAGGTGCAAATGTAGTGGTTATTCCTGCCGGAGTTCCCCGAAAGCCTGGTATGACTCGTGATGACCTCTTCAACATCAACGCCAACATTGTGATGACCTTGGTTGAGGCTGTTGCTGATAACTGTCCCGATGCCTTCATTCATATTATTAGCAATCCAGTTAACTCCACGGTACCAATCGCTGCTGAAGTTCTGAAGCAGAAGGGTGTTTACAATCCAAAGAAGCTTTTTGGTGTTACCACATTGGATGTTGTTCGAGCTAACACATTCGTTGCTCAGAAGAAAAACCTCAAACTCATCGATGTGGATGTTCCGGTCATAGGGGGACACGCTGGTATCACCATTTTACCGCTGCTGTCAAAGACGAAACCCACTGTTAGCTTTACTGATGAAGAAGTGGAGCAACTAACTGTCAGAATTCAAAATGCCGGGACAGAGGTTGTGGAGGCAAAAGCAGGTGCAGGGTCTGCCACCCTGTCCATGGCCTATGCAGCCGCGAGATTTGTCGAATCATCCCTTCGCGCTTTGGATGGAGATGGAGACGTCTACGAGTGCTCTTTCGTACAATCCGATCTGACCAATCTTCCATTCTTTGCATCTAGGATCAAGCTCGGAAGGAATGGGGTTGAGGCACTTATTCCATCTGACCTCATAGGGTTATCCGAGTACGAAGATAAGACATTGGAAGCTCTTAAGCCAGAATTAAAGGCCAGCATCGAGAAGGGAATTGCATTCGTGCAGAAGCAACCAGTTACCGCTTAA
- the LOC105802056 gene encoding protein EMBRYO DEFECTIVE 514, producing the protein MAEKGVSAEPVETNPPTEDMNPETQVPPSPNFDDSVDAGLVYNGGSKSKRQREEDGGESDEVSKKQKAESSVDDEIIEKNSVPSVSSRVRLGPKEFGSSVEMFDYFYNLLHYWATHLNLNKYEHMVLLELLKKGHEEPDKKIGKGIKGFQVRIHPVWKSKCFFVIKDDDTFDDFSFRKCVDHILPLPDEMKQPDTNKASNGSRGGKGSGRGRGKRR; encoded by the exons ATGGCAGAGAAAGGGGTATCGGCGGAGCCTGTCGAGACCAATCCACCAACCGAAGACATGAATCCCGAAACCCAAGTCCCGCCCTCCCCGAATTTCGATGACAGCGTCGACGCTGGGTTGGTCTACAACGGCGGCTCGAAATCGAAGCGCCAGAGAGAGGAAGACGGCGGAGAAAGCGACGAGGTATCCAAGAAACAGAAGGCGGAGTCGTCCGTCGACGATGAAATCATCGAGAAAAACTCAGTGCCCTCAGTTTCGAGTCGGGTCCGGCTTGGCCCGAAGGAATTCGGGTCGTCCGTGGAgatgtttgattatttttacaatttgctTCATTATTGGGCTACTCATCTCAACCTTAATAAG TACGAACACATGGTGCTGCTTGAATTGCTTAAAAAAGGTCACGAAGAGCCTGATAAGAAGATTGGTAAAGGGATCAAAGGTTTCCAAGTTCGAATCCATCCGGTGTGGAAAAGTAAATGTTTCTTTGTCATCAAGGACGACGATACCTTCGATGATTTTAGCTTTCGGAAGTGCGTCGATCATATACTTCCCCTGCCGGATGAGATGAAACAACCTGATACAAACAAGGCATCCAATGGCAGTCGTGGTGGAAAAGGCAGTGGTCGAGGCCGTGGAAAGAGGCGGTGA
- the LOC105800890 gene encoding uncharacterized protein LOC105800890 gives MGTSRSAISCSPIRLIFPSGAKYKEKALEALKPELKASIEKESAFMQKQPVKGVAQEKNHKLIDVDVPVVGGHAGITILPLLSKTKPTVSFTDEELEQLTVWIQNGGTEAVEAKAGARVLGQAMFSSFAFVFPACIRRLVLSMWTNPAREVIQ, from the exons ATGGGGACATCTAGGAGTGCTATTTCGTGCAGTCCGATCAGACTGATCTTCCCTTCTGG TGCAAAGTACAAAGAGAAGGCTTTGGAAGCTCTTAAGCCAGAATTAAAGGCCAGCATCGAGAAGGAAAGTGCATTCATGCAGAAGCAACCG GTCAAGGGAGTTGCTCAGGAGAAAAACCACAAGCTCATTGATGTGGACGTTCCGGTTGTAGGGGGACATGCTGGTATAACCATTTTACCATTGCTGTCAAAGACGAAACCCACTGTTAGCTTTACTGATGAAGAACTAGAGCAACTAACTGTCTGGATCCAAAATGGCGGGACAGAGGCTGTGGAGGCAAAGGCAGGTGCAAG GGTATTAGGTCAAGCTATGTTTTCATCTTTTGCATTTGTTTTTCCAGCTTGCATCAGGAGATTGGTCCTCTCCATGTGGACTAACCCTGCTAGAGAAGTTATTCAATAA